One Carassius auratus strain Wakin unplaced genomic scaffold, ASM336829v1 scaf_tig00005214, whole genome shotgun sequence genomic window carries:
- the LOC113070693 gene encoding protein FAM160B2-like has translation MDMFNKVTAFLQQALETREPSINLLDSFVDHWKAITNYYIETTDESRPVKQTDIPWCLRQMLDILVYEEKQKGEETGPCMEYLLQHKLLETLCTLGKAQYPPGMSQQVMLFFSKVLSQIQKPVLHLINVYRPVQKLIDLCGLPDSKTETEESQFLFAVCTRVKKDPYVLNYILEISKDSQKRCSSTSDEAVEEGCSGASSPERTPSSHSGAHASSSPQTATGMIPVLMHLGKSQKSRVALRSMESLLLLVSSPQEDTAHLLAEGTPLCQLLAQRLTELYCLIPSSLNPADIHSYAGAQWRDHFTQDSPEERESFPSSENVQEFFCFLDYCNELTKEAPGVLGVKMARAIHLQWLKGVIQPQLLQMSEAGILVHTALLSCSVRHIHSPALLEELVQFLLGSDTQCEKQEETQTHTLRYRLIEHCDHISDEISITTLRLFEELLQKPSKSILTNLLLRNLEKRSYRLPGSGVTDERHGVESDVLEESEELEEDPFFTDMYEDSGFGSQEPLLSLPSVRERHNHRTHTQVADVVNSFLCLVPQEAKTSHLVQGAGYDTYVHDAHKLLKECIALSRDWNWPDSVKTTEPSPATDFYEGHFLQILFDRIARILEQPYELNLQVTSVLSRLAVFPHPHLHEYLLDPYISLSPGARSLFSTLVRVIGELMQRIQQIHNVTDNLMMIRRQLMGLEEETVLDHVTLLKGVIVLEEFCKELAAIAFVKLPIEEQ, from the exons ATGGACATGTTTAATAAAGTGACGGCTTTTCTGCAGCAGGCCTTGGAAACA AGGGAGCCTTCGATAAACCTGCTGGACTCTTTTGTGGATCACTGGAAAGCAATAACCAACTATTACATCGAAACTACAG ATGAGTCTCGGCCGGTGAAGCAGACAGACATCCCATGGTGCCTCAGACAGATGCTGGACATCCTGGTGTATGAGGAGAAACAGAAGGGAGAGGAAACGGGTCCCTGCATGGAGTACCTGCTCCAGCACAAATTACTAGAGACTCTTTGCACACTGGGAAAAGCACAG TATCCTCCTGGCATGAGTCAACAAGTGATGTTGTTCTTCTCTAAAGTCCTGAGCCAGATTCAGAAACCTGTGCTGCATTTAATCAACGTCTATCGGCCCGTACAG AAGCTGATCGATTTATGTGGACTCCCTGATTCAAAGACTGAAACAGAGGAGTCTCAGTTTTTATTTGCTGTTTGCACTCGCGTCAAAAAAGACCCTTATGTCTTAAACTATATCCTTGAG ATTAGCAAAGACTCTCAGAAGAGGTGCAGCTCTACCTCAGACGAGGCTGTGGAGGAGGGCTGCAGCGGAGCCTCCAGTCCTGAGAGGACTCCCTCGTCCCACAGCGGAGCTCACGCCTCCAGCTCACCTCAGACAGCCACAGGCATGATCCCTGTACTCATGCACCTGGGGAAGAGTCAG AAAAGTCGTGTTGCGCTCCGATCCATGGAGAGTCTGCTGCTGCTGGTCAGTTCACCTCAGGAGGACACTGCTCATCTTCTGGCTGAGGGAACGCCACTGTGTCAGCTCCTCGCTCAGAGACTGACTGAACTTTACTGCCTCATTCCCTCATCACTCAACCCTGCAGACATTCACAGCTACGCCGGCGCACAGTggag GGATCATTTCACACAGGACAGTCCAGAGGAGAGAGAGTCGTTTCCTAGCAGTGAGAACGTCCAGGAGTTCTTCTGTTTTTTGGACTACTGCAATGAGCTCACCAAGGAAGCACCAGGG GTACTTGGTGTTAAAATGGCCAGAGCAATTCACCTTCAGTGGCTTAAAGGGGTCATTCAGCCTCAACTGCTTCAGAT GTCAGAGGCTGGGATCCTGGTACACACTGCTTTGCTGTCCTGTTCTGTACGTCACATACATTCTCCTGCACTCCTGGAAGAACTGGTTCAGTTTCTGCTGGGCAGCGACACACAGTGTGAAAAGCAAgaggagacacaaacacacactctacgTTACCGCCTTATTGAACACTGCGACCACATCTCAGACGAG ATCAGCATCACAACCTTGCGTCTCTTCGAGGAGCTTCTACAGAAGCCCAGCAAGAGCATCTTGACCAATCTGCTGCTGCGTAACCTTGAGAAGCGCAGCTACAGGCTGCCGGGGTCAGGGGTCACGGACGAGAGACATGGAGTCGAGAGTGATGTTCTGGAAGAGTCTGA GGAGCTGGAAGAGGATCCCTTCTTCACAGACATGTATGAAGACAGCGGGTTCGGCAGCCAGGAGCCTCTTCTGTCTCTGCCCAGTGTCAGAGAGAGACATAATCACAGAACGCACACACAAGTTGCAGACGTCGTCAACAG CTTCTTGTGTTTAGTGCCCCAAGAGGCAAAAACATCACATCTGGTGCAGGGAGCAGGATATGACACGTACGTTCATGATGCACACAAACTG ttaAAAGAATGTATTGCTCTTTCACGGGACTGGAACTGGCCAGATTCTGTCAAAACCACTGAACCCAGCCCAGCTACAGACTTCTATGAAGGGCACTTCTTACAAATCCTGTTCGACAGGATTGCACGCATACTAGAGCAG CCATATGAGCTGAATCTGCAGGTGACGTCAGTTCTGTCCAGATTGGCAGTGTTTCCTCACCCTCACCTGCACGAATACCTGCTGGACCCGTACATCAGCCTGAGTCCTGGGGCGCGATCGCTCTTCTCCACATTAGTCAGG GTGATCGGGGAGCTAATGCAGAGGATCCAACAGATCCACAATGTGACAGACAACCTGATGATGATCAGGAGACAGCTGATGGGACTGGAGGAGGAGACTGT GTTGGATCATGTTACCCTGCTGAAGGGGGTGATAGTTCTGGAGGAGTTCTGCAAGGAACTGGCTGCCATTGCATTTGTCAAACTCCCCATAGAAGAGCAGTGA
- the nudt18 gene encoding 8-oxo-dGDP phosphatase NUDT18 — translation MDSKAEILEETLETLLKGEGLEMREFDSVPEQVKPVILRKSVCYIVSGVIFNSKDEVLMVQEAKRECYGRWYLPAGRMEERESILEALQREVKEEAGIDCQPITLLMVQEQGPKWVRFVILAEEKGGSLKTTAEADSESLQAQWWDRESPLPLRAPDVLPLIEAGIKYRRNPSFPTLKPVDLPCHVICQRLFVTFISSNGSNEPRLWLLLSSNDATPHPSLPIAVSVDTYNTIPWAAHRLIKECIPSSSIHVQTCGILGVQHNGRIPGKTDGICFNMLVLLENLEDGAEISSPPPLEGDAYRWHDVTNPSLKAKIIQRIKEKSVLPVQSL, via the exons ATGGACTCAAAGGCAGAGATTCTGGAGGAGACCTTAGAGACGCTTTTGAAGGGTGAGGGACTCGAGATGAGAGAGTTTGATTCAGTCCCTGAACAAGTGAAGCCTGTCATACTGAGGAAAAGTGTGTGTTACATTGTCAGCGGAGTTATCTTCAACTCAAAG GATGAGGTGTTAATGGTTCAGGAGGCAAAGAGGGAGTGTTATGGCAGATGGTATCTCCCTGCGGGACGCATGGAGGAGCGTGAAAGTATTCTAGAGGCGCTACAGAGGGAGGTCAAGGAGGAGGCAGGAATAGACTGCCAGCCAATCACACTGCTGATGGTTCAAGAACAAGGGCCAAAGTGGGTTCGCTTCGTCATCCTTGCAGAGGAAAAAG GAGGCTCTCTAAAGACAACAGCAGAAGCAGATTCTGAATCCCTTCAAGCTCAGTGGTGGGACCGCGAGTCGCCACTTCCTCTTCGAGCACCTGACGTACTGCCCCTCATTGAAGCTGGAATCAAATATCGCCGAAATCCCTCATTCCCTACATTAAAACCTGTTGACCTCCCATGTCACGTTATCTGCCAAAGACTTTTCGTCACATTCATCTCCAGCAACGGTAGCAATGAGCCCCGTCTGTGGCTGCTGCTGAGCAGCAATGATGCCACTCCTCATCCAAGTCTTCCTATAGCAGTATCAGTTGATACATACAACACAATCCCATGGGCTGCACACAGGCTGATTAAGGAGTGCATACCTTCGTCATCCATACATGTTCAAACATGTGGCATTCTTGGAGTGCAGCACAACGGGAGAATTCCAGGGAAAACAGACGGGATCTGCTTCAACATGCTTGTGCTGTTGGAAAATTTAGAGGATGGGGCTGAAATCAGCAGCCCACCACCATTGGAGGGTGATGCTTACAGATGGCATGACGTGACCAATCCGAGTCTGAAGGCAAAGATAATACAGAGAATTAAAGAAAAATCTGTTCTGCCTGTTCAGAGTCTATAG